A genomic stretch from Erigeron canadensis isolate Cc75 chromosome 9, C_canadensis_v1, whole genome shotgun sequence includes:
- the LOC122583724 gene encoding uncharacterized protein LOC122583724, with protein MKLPVDLSANTEDDSNARFVSILFLVTMVANFLPSLGLMGDKELLINIIALGILLITILVNIWILAFSWALRSFAAGIFILPCLLVFSVALTVPASRRNLQLQYKELCRLASNHDEINFSYEELVNYVKMHWMMAETGDPQFAIACSQISFTLGVLCSDVAIFAVSWFIDPYFPRRESSDYDWSIKIINNVQHVGVLVGCVAPISRCFTVIGYNKPSTKWNKNHLNVFKVEKQWIERLEQWKRIHVRSHIPGRHCKKVFHLVKNMILNICIALQIVAAVICKMICLLPRCFLILFFYCWYLCKLLLKRFKWGSKNDYISEEEVEKYAKYVMLAEEEANLSERILTNMLRSITKLIKVSAEKEPKNLMKLILDISTGFNGVIKFDNDEVPPLYPEETQNCWSLVAVTLMTIAIALPNISNSHVKELLASMREGLQIVRIVEETLNENADLVGSRKAARRLWTDIELYNK; from the coding sequence ATGAAGCTACCAGTAGATCTAAGCGCAAACACGGAGGATGACAGTAATGCGAGGTTTGTCAGCATTTTGTTCTTGGTCACCATGGTAGCCAATTTCCTTCCTTCTTTGGGGCTTATGGGTGACAAAGAACTTCTCATTAACATCATTGCCTTGGGTATTCTATTAATCACCATACTTGTTAATATATGGATCCTAGCTTTTTCATGGGCGTTGAGGAGTTTTGCTGCAGGTATATTCATATTACCTTGTCTGTTGGTATTTTCGGTAGCTTTGACCGTGCCAGCATCTAGAAGAAACTTACAACTACAGTACAAGGAGTTGTGCAGATTGGCTTCAAATCATGACGAGATAAATTTCTCTTACGAAGAACTCGTTAACTACGTTAAAATGCATTGGATGATGGCAGAAACAGGTGACCCCCAATTTGCGATAGCTTGTTCACAgatttcttttactttaggAGTTTTATGTTCAGATGTTGCCATCTTTGCCGTCTCATGGTTTATAGATCCATACTTTCCTCGCAGAGAATCATCCGATTATGATTGGTCAATCAAGATTATTAATAATGTGCAACATGTTGGGGTTTTGGTAGGTTGTGTAGCACCAATATCTAGATGTTTTACTGTCATCGGTTATAACAAGCCTTCTACGAAATGGAACAAGAACCATCTAAACGTgttcaaagttgaaaaacaatggATAGAAAGACTTGAGCAATGGAAACGCATCCACGTCCGTTCTCATATCCCAGGGCGCCATTGCAAAAAGGTTTTCCATCTGgtcaaaaacatgattttgaaCATTTGTATTGCACTTCAGATAGTGGCTGCAGTTATATGTAAAATGATTTGCCTTCTTCCTAGATGTTTCCTGATCTTATTCTTTTATTGTTGGTATCTCTGcaaattattattgaaaaggTTTAAATGGGGGTCAAAAAATGACTACATAAGTGAAGAAGAGGTGGAAAAATATGCCAAGTATGTTATGCTAGCTGAAGAAGAGGCGAACCTTTCAGAGAGAATATTGACAAATATGCTTCGATCTATAACTAAACTTATTAAAGTATCTGCAGAGAAGGAGCCGAAAAATCTTATGAAGCTAATTCTAGATATATCTACTGGATTCAATGGAGTAATAAAGTTCGACAATGATGAAGTCCCTCCTCTATATCCTGAAGAAACCCAGAATTGTTGGAGCCTAGTAGCGGTAACGTTAATGACTATTGCAATTGCACTTCCAAACATTTCAAATAGCCATGTCAAAGAATTACTTGCTAGTATGCGGGAAGGACTCCAAATCGTAAGAATTGTTGAAGAAACCCTCAATGAAAATGCTGACTTGGTAGGTTCGAGAAAAGCAGCTAGACGTTTGTGGACAGACATTGAGTTATACAACAAGTGA
- the LOC122583721 gene encoding uncharacterized protein LOC122583721, translating to MDFMPWVGLYICAASLVCTLAMAADAFRGFRIGKLWFPCRFFTVNAVSVTLIAISMKLPVDLSANTEDDIFARDVSICFLVTMVANFLPSLGLMGDKELLINIIALGILLITVLVNIWVVGGLVSVNVLPCLLAFSVALTVPASRRNLELQYKELRRLTSNHDEINFSYEELVNYVKMHWMMAETGDPQFAIACSQISFTLGVLCLDVAIYVISWFINPYFPREESSDYDWSIKIIMYVQFVGVLLGCLAPISRCFSVTSYVKPSKKWSKNHLNVFKVEKQWIERLQQWKRIHVRSHIPGRHCKKVFHLVKNMILNICIALQIVAAVLCKMICLVPRCFLILFFYCWYLCKLLLKRFKWGSKNDYVSKEEVEKYAKYVMLAEEEANLSERILTNMLQSITKVVKVAAEKEPRNLMKLLLDKSTGFNGVIKFDNDEVPPLYPEEVQNCWSLVAVTLMTIAIALPNISNRHVKELLASMREGLQIVKIVEETLNENADLVGARKAARRLWTEVELYNKWLHMIFKRSLASQNQKRRFFNGWVMKQSKM from the coding sequence ATGGATTTCATGCCGTGGGTGGGGCTGTATATTTGTGCAGCATCCTTAGTCTGTACTCTTGCAATGGCAGCGGATGCTTTCCGTGGCTTTAGAATAGGGAAACTATGGTTTCCATGTAGGTTTTTCACAGTCAATGCAGTTTCCGTCACATTGATTGCCATATCAATGAAGCTGCCAGTTGATCTAAGTGCAAACACGGAGGATGACATCTTTGCAAGGGATGTCAGCATTTGTTTCTTGGTCACCATGGTAGCTAATTTCCTTCCTTCTTTAGGGCTTATGGGTGACAAAGAACTTCTCATTAACATCATAGCCTTGGGGATTCTATTAATCACCGTACTCGTTAATATATGGGTGGTGGGTGGTTTAGTTAGTGTAAACGTGTTACCTTGTCTGTTGGCATTTTCGGTAGCTTTGACCGTTCCAGCATCTAGAAGAAACTTAGAACTACAATACAAGGAGTTGCGCAGATTGACTTCAAATCATGATGAGATAAATTTCTCTTACGAAGAGCTTGTTAACTACGTTAAAATGCATTGGATGATGGCAGAAACAGGTGACCCCCAATTTGCGATAGCTTGTTCACAgatttcttttactttagggGTTCTATGTTTAGATGTTGCCATCTATGTCATCTCATGGTTTATAAATCCATACTTTCCTCGCGAAGAATCATCCGATTATGATTGGTCAATCAAGATTATTATGTATGTGCAATTTGTTGGGGTCTTACTAGGCTGTTTAGCACCGATATCTAGATGTTTTTCTGTTACCAGTTATGTCAAGCCTTCTAAGAAATGGAGCAAGAACCATCTAAATGTGTTCAAAGTTGAAAAGCAATGGATAGAAAGACTTCAGCAATGGAAACGCATCCACGTCCGTTCTCATATTCCAGGGCGCCATTGCAAAAAGGTTTTCCATCTGgtcaaaaacatgattttgaaCATTTGTATTGCACTACAGATCGTGGCTGCAGTACTATGCAAAATGATTTGCCTTGTTCCTAGATGTTTCCTGATCTTATTCTTTTATTGTTGGTATCTCTGcaaattattattgaaaaggTTTAAATGGGGGTCAAAAAATGACTACGTAAGTAAAGAAGAGGTGGAAAAATATGCCAAGTATGTTATGCTAGCTGAAGAAGAGGCGAACCTTTCAGAGAGAATATTGACAAATATGCTTCAATCTATAACTAAAGTTGTTAAAGTAGCTGCAGAGAAGGAGCCGAGAAATCTTATGAAGCTACTTCTAGATAAATCTACAGGATTCAATGGAGTAATAAAGTTCGACAATGATGAAGTCCCTCCTCTATATCCTGAAGAAGTCCAGAATTGTTGGAGCCTAGTAGCGGTAACGTTAATGACTATTGCAATTGCACTTCCTAACATTTCAAATAGACATGTCAAAGAATTACTTGCTAGTATGCGAGAAGGACTCCAAATCGtaaaaattgttgaagaaaCCCTCAATGAAAATGCTGACTTGGTAGGTGCGAGAAAAGCAGCTAGACGTTTGTGGACAGAAGTTGAGTTATACAACAAGTGGCTACACATGATCTTCAAAAGAAGTTTAGcaagtcaaaatcaaaaaagaagATTCTTCAATGGTTGGGTGATGAAGCAGTCAAAAATGTGA
- the LOC122583723 gene encoding uncharacterized protein LOC122583723 — translation MKCHHDAIEKRRDSIQIAAQLLGKSKKILEILEDRQLPNLDLDSMAYINKWLALPNSQIPNRCTSSTRVQLTSSRSSELHMVLKEWLDCLQPWPTMKIPPPLPNCLQYINPWSPIGMRWTVDEPEPNKQTTTSNINHNSNIQANSDYLPASIMMEPMDVMPWVGLYICAASLFCTLAMAADVFNGFIIGKLWFPCRFFTINAVSITVIAIAMKLPVDLSANTEDDSNARFVSILFLVTMVANFLPSLGLMGDKELLINIIALGILLITILVNIWILAFSWAMRSFAAGIFILPCLLAFPVALTVPANRRNFELQYKELRGLASSHEEINFSYQELVIYVKMYWMMAETGNPQFVIACSQISSTLGVLCLATTTGAISLFSYVRYIDGSSDYKWSIKIIYSMQLVGVLVGGLAPIFRCFTIISYFKPSKKWSKNHLNVFKVEKHWIERLEQWKRIYVRSHIPGRHCKKVFHMVKNMILNICIALQIVVAVICKTVCLVPRCFLILFSCCWYFCKSLMKRFKWGSKASRDYVPKEEVEKYSKYVLLAEEAAELSERILTNILESISKLIKVSTETEPRNLMKLLDYSIGFNGIVEFDDDEVPPLYPDETQNCWSLVAVTLTTIAIALPGISNSHVKELLASMREGLQIVRNIEETLNENADLVDARKAARRLWTEVELYNKWLHIDLQKKFSKSKSTKQILQWLGDEAVKNVIEFKSFKNGSLNHSVHNFIASSSMYRISQTILLHCRKQENWPNDAELFEWISTIIADLFCACFTNLPRVIKIKCHHDAIEKRRDSIQIAAQLLGKSKKILEILEDRQLPNLDLDSMAYINKWRALPNSQTIRRCTSSTKVQLTSSSELLMVTVV, via the exons ATGAAGTGTCATCACGATGCAATAGAGAAAAGGAGGGACAGTATCCAGATTGCTGCTCAGCTTCTTGGTAAATCCAAAAAGATTCTAGAGATCCTCGAAGATCGCCAACTTCCAAATTTAGATTTAGACTCGATGGCCTATATCAATAAGTGGCTAGCTTTGCCAAATAGTCAAATACCTAACCGTTGTACTTCTTCAACCAGAGTTCAGCTTACTTCTTCAAGATCTAGTGAATTGCACATG GTCCTCAAGGAATGGTTGGATTGTCTTCAACCATGGCCAACAATGAAGATTCCACCGCCACTTCCAAATTGTCTTCAATATATAAATCCATGGTCGCCGATCGGAATGAGGTGGACCGTGGATGAACCCGAACCCAACAAACAAACAACGACTTCCAATATCAACCATAACTCAAACATTCAAGCT AATTCTGATTATTTACCTGCAAGCATCATGATGGAACCCATGGATGTCATGCCATGGGTCGGGCTGTATATTTGTGCAGCATCTTTATTCTGTACTCTTGCAATGGCAGCAGACGTATTTAATGGCTTTATTATAGGGAAACTGTGGTTTCCATGCAGGTTTTTCACAATCAATGCGGTTTCTATCACGGTGATTGCCATAGCAATGAAGCTACCAGTAGATCTAAGCGCAAACACGGAGGATGACAGTAATGCGAGGTTTGTCAGCATTTTGTTCTTGGTCACCATGGTAGCCAATTTCCTTCCTTCTTTGGGGCTTATGGGTGACAAAGAACTTCTCATTAACATAATTGCCTTGGGTATTCTATTAATCACCATACTTGTTAATATATGGATCCTAGCTTTTTCATGGGCGATGAGGAGTTTTGCTGCAGGTATATTCATATTACCTTGTCTGTTGGCATTTCCGGTAGCTTTGACAGTTCCAGCAAACAGAAGAAACTTTGAACTACAATACAAGGAGTTGCGCGGTTTGGCTTCAAGTCACGAGGAGATTAATTTTTCTTACCAGGAGCTTGTTATTTATGTTAAAATGTATTGGATGATGGCAGAGACGGGTAACCCCCAATTTGTGATAGCTTGTTCGCAGATTTCTTCTACTTTGGGGGTTTTATGTTTAGCCACCACCACAGGTGCCATCTCTCTGTTTTCTTATGTACGATATATTGATGGATCATCTGATTATAAGTGGTCAATTAAGATTATTTATTCTATGCAATTAGTTGGAGTTTTGGTAGGTGGTTTAGCACCAATTTTTAGATGTTTCACGATCATCAGTTATTTCAAGCCCTCTAAGAAATGGAGCAAGAACCATCTAAACGTGTTTAAAGTTGAGAAACATTGGATAGAAAGACTTGAGCAGTGGAAGCGCATATATGTCCGTTCACATATTCCAGGTCGTCATTGCAAAAAGGTTTTCCATATGgtcaaaaacatgattttgaaCATTTGTATTGCACTTCAAATAGTGGTTGCAGTCATATGTAAAACAGTGTGCCTTGTTCCTAGATGTTTCCTGATCTTATTTTCTTGTTGTTGGTACTTCTGTAAATCTTTAATGAAAAGGTTTAAATGGGGATCAAAAGCATCCAGGGACTATGTACCTAAAGAAGAGGTTGAAAAATATAGTAAGTATGTTCTGCTAGCTGAAGAAGCGGCGGAGCTTTCAGAGAGAATATTGACAAATATACTTGAATCTATAAGTAAACTTATTAAAGTATCTACAGAGACAGAGCCAAGAAATCTTATGAAGCTTCTGGATTATTCCATAGGATTTAATGGAATAGTAGAGTTCGATGATGATGAAGTCCCACCTCTATATCCTGATGAAACCCAGAATTGTTGGAGCCTAGTAGCGGTAACGTTAACGACTATCGCAATTGCACTTCCTGGCATTTCAAATAGCCATGTCAAAGAATTACTTGCTAGTATGCGGGAAGGACTCCAAATCGTAAGAAATATTGAAGAAACCCTCAATGAAAATGCTGACTTGGTAGATGCGAGAAAAGCAGCTAGACGTTTGTGGACAGAAGTTGAGTTATACAACAAGTGGCTACATATTGATCTTCAAAAGAAGTTTAGCaagtcaaaatcaacaaaacagATTCTTCAATGGTTGGGTGATGAAGCAGTCAAAAATGTGATAGAGTTTAAGAGCTTCAAAAACGGAAGTTTGAACCACTCTGTTCATAATTTTATTGCTTCCAGTTCCATGTATAGAATTAGTCAAACCATACTACTCCACTGCAGGAAGCAAGAAAATTGGCCAAATGATGCGGAACTTTTTGAGTGGATATCAACAATAATTGCAGATCTATTCTGTGCTTGCTTTACCAACTTACCACGTGTCATAAAAATAAAGTGTCATCACGATGCAATAGAGAAAAGGAGGGACAGTATCCAGATTGCTGCTCAGCTTCTTGGTAAATCCAAAAAGATTCTAGAGATCCTCGAAGATCGCCAACTTCCAAATTTAGATTTAGACTCGATGGCCTATATCAATAAGTGGCGTGCTTTGCCAAATAGTCAGACAATTAGACGTTGTACTTCTTCAACCAAAGTCCAACTTACTTCTTCGAGTGAATTGCTCATGGTAACTGTCGTGTAA